One genomic window of Hydra vulgaris chromosome 03, alternate assembly HydraT2T_AEP includes the following:
- the LOC100208875 gene encoding potassium voltage-gated channel subfamily A member 10 isoform X1, translating into MDETTEYLLEKSNFLSNEKVDANIEVTIKMQDLSIRDELVYINVSGQPFITTAHTLNNFPDSLLGKKERRDQLQKTNNGEIYLNRHPKVFRSILTFYRYGILEQPSRVNQLIFVDDVKYYGLIAEALEVGVKGFHKEKKVYHKRKWQTYIWNILEYPDSSLAARIFSLFSLLTIILSIVVFCMETLPVYKEKKGIIMSPDKQFIKNALDDLEKFCIVYFTIEIITRFLFSPSKWRFIKNILNIIDVISILPFYVTVILHTKGSYSIYFLRAIRLVRVFRVFKLSRHSNEMIILGVAMKESFRELIVLVFFILLGVLLFSSAVYYAEDGTETTFTSIPQSFWWSIVTMTTVGYGDEYPKSQLGKLVGAVCAMTGILVIAMPIPIIVNNFTQQYQVLRPGSKYWDVFQHKDDAKIKGIAEVVEC; encoded by the exons ATGGATGAAACGACAGAATATTTACTTGAAAAGTCTAATTTTTTAAGCAATGAAAAAGTTGATGCAAATATTGAAGTAACAATAAAGATGCAAGATTTAAGTATAAGAGATGAACTTGTTTACATAAATGTCAGCGGTCAACCATTTATTACCACAGCTCACACGTTGAATAATTTTCCCGATTCGTTActtggaaaaaaagaaagaagagatcaacttcaaaaaacaaacaatggaGAAATATATCTTAACCGACATCCAAAAGTGTTTCGAAGCATCTTAACTTTCTATCGATACGGAATTTTAGAGCAACCTTCTCGagtaaatcaattaatttttgttgatgatGTCAAATACTACGGTCTTATCGCAGAGGCATTGGAGGTTGGAGTAAAAggttttcataaagaaaaaaaagtttatcataaAAGAAAATGGCAAACATATATATGGAATATTTTAGAATATCCTGATTCTTCCCTCGCAGctagaattttttctttgttttctctattaacaataatattatcaatagtGGTATTTTGCATGGAAACATTGCCGGTGTATAAAGAAAAGAAAGGAATTATAATGTCTCCTgacaaacaatttattaaaaatgctttagaTGATCTAGAAAAATTTTGCATAGTTTATTTTACAATAGAAATTATTACTCGTTTTTTATTCTCACCAAGTAAATGGcgttttatcaaaaacattctTAACATCATAGACGTTATCTCTATTTTGCCGTTTTACGTCACAGTTATTTTACATACGAAGGGGtcttattcaatttattttttgcgaGCAATCCGACTTGTTCGCGTATTCCGCgtatttaaattatcaagacaCTCAAATGAAATGATTATATTAGGCGTAGCTATGAAAGAAAGTTTTCGCGAACTTATTGTTCTTGTGTTCTTTATTCTTCTGGGAGTGCTACTTTTTTCAAGCGCTGTTTATTACGCTGAAGATGGAACAGAAACAACTTTTACTAGCATTCCTCAATCTTTTTGGTGGAGTATTGTAACTATGACAACGGTAGGGTACGGAGATGAATATCCTAAATCTCAAT taggAAAACTTGTTGGTGCAGTGTGTGCAATGACAGGTATTCTTGTCATAGCAATGCCGATACCTATCATAGTTAATAACTTTACTCAGCAGTATCAAGTTTTGCGGCCAGGCTCGAAATACTGGGATGTTTTCCAACACAAGGATGATGCTAAAATAAAAGGTATTGCCGAAGTTGTAGAATGTTAA
- the LOC100208875 gene encoding potassium voltage-gated channel subfamily A member 10 isoform X2, with translation MDETTEYLLEKSNFLSNEKVDANIEVTIKMQDLSIRDELVYINVSGQPFITTAHTLNNFPDSLLGKKERRDQLQKTNNGEIYLNRHPKVFRSILTFYRYGILEQPSRVNQLIFVDDVKYYGLIAEALEVGVKGFHKEKKVYHKRKWQTYIWNILEYPDSSLAARIFSLFSLLTIILSIVVFCMETLPVYKEKKGIIMSPDKQFIKNALDDLEKFCIVYFTIEIITRFLFSPSKWRFIKNILNIIDVISILPFYVTVILHTKGSYSIYFLRAIRLVRVFRVFKLSRHSNEMIILGVAMKESFRELIVLVFFILLGVLLFSSAVYYAEDGTETTFTSIPQSFWWSIVTMTTVGYGDEYPKSQ, from the exons ATGGATGAAACGACAGAATATTTACTTGAAAAGTCTAATTTTTTAAGCAATGAAAAAGTTGATGCAAATATTGAAGTAACAATAAAGATGCAAGATTTAAGTATAAGAGATGAACTTGTTTACATAAATGTCAGCGGTCAACCATTTATTACCACAGCTCACACGTTGAATAATTTTCCCGATTCGTTActtggaaaaaaagaaagaagagatcaacttcaaaaaacaaacaatggaGAAATATATCTTAACCGACATCCAAAAGTGTTTCGAAGCATCTTAACTTTCTATCGATACGGAATTTTAGAGCAACCTTCTCGagtaaatcaattaatttttgttgatgatGTCAAATACTACGGTCTTATCGCAGAGGCATTGGAGGTTGGAGTAAAAggttttcataaagaaaaaaaagtttatcataaAAGAAAATGGCAAACATATATATGGAATATTTTAGAATATCCTGATTCTTCCCTCGCAGctagaattttttctttgttttctctattaacaataatattatcaatagtGGTATTTTGCATGGAAACATTGCCGGTGTATAAAGAAAAGAAAGGAATTATAATGTCTCCTgacaaacaatttattaaaaatgctttagaTGATCTAGAAAAATTTTGCATAGTTTATTTTACAATAGAAATTATTACTCGTTTTTTATTCTCACCAAGTAAATGGcgttttatcaaaaacattctTAACATCATAGACGTTATCTCTATTTTGCCGTTTTACGTCACAGTTATTTTACATACGAAGGGGtcttattcaatttattttttgcgaGCAATCCGACTTGTTCGCGTATTCCGCgtatttaaattatcaagacaCTCAAATGAAATGATTATATTAGGCGTAGCTATGAAAGAAAGTTTTCGCGAACTTATTGTTCTTGTGTTCTTTATTCTTCTGGGAGTGCTACTTTTTTCAAGCGCTGTTTATTACGCTGAAGATGGAACAGAAACAACTTTTACTAGCATTCCTCAATCTTTTTGGTGGAGTATTGTAACTATGACAACGGTAGGGTACGGAGATGAATATCCTAAATCTCAAT gA